A window of the SAR202 cluster bacterium genome harbors these coding sequences:
- a CDS encoding carbamoyltransferase, with amino-acid sequence MIILGFNAFHGDASAAIFRDGELVAAVEEERFTRVKHEAGFPSRAIRYCLETAGVRPEEIDHVAIPRKRSAHLARKALWAARMPSLALDRAKVWKKFGTVQDLLAAAVDVPAARLKAQYHYVEHHVAHAASSFYASPFESASVLSLDGLGDFASMLWGTGKGRDMSAEGFTLFPNSLGIFYTAITQYLGLWSYGDEYKVMGLAAYGEPKYKEMFDKLVRAHNDLTFSLDLRYFAHHKGGPEMSWPEGEPKIGKLFSAELEKALGPARVPRGPVEKHHQDVAATLQWRTEEVLFVLMNQLFKRTGNANLCYAGGVAFNCSANGKIFDRTPFRDIYIQPAAGDAGLAIGASLYVYHQVLGQPRKVRMTHSYWGPEYGVDRMEAALKAQTVSYKRLAMPSLIDRTAQHIEAGKVVGWYQGRSEWGPRALGDRSIVADPRRPDMQDILNRRIKMRETFRPFAPSVLATRTGEWFEKDFPSPFMLMTYPVREEKRAQIPAPTHVDGTGRLQTVTKDANPLYWDLISAFDRLTGVPMVLNTSFNESEPIVNTPEEAVACFLRTKMDVLAMGPFMVERNGAEEP; translated from the coding sequence ATGATAATTCTGGGTTTCAATGCGTTTCATGGGGACGCCTCAGCCGCTATCTTCCGAGACGGCGAGCTGGTGGCGGCGGTGGAGGAGGAGCGGTTCACCCGGGTCAAGCACGAGGCGGGATTCCCGTCCCGTGCGATCAGGTACTGCCTCGAGACTGCCGGCGTGCGGCCCGAGGAGATCGACCACGTGGCGATTCCACGGAAGCGTTCGGCGCACCTGGCCCGGAAGGCCCTGTGGGCCGCCCGGATGCCTTCGCTGGCGCTGGACAGGGCGAAGGTTTGGAAGAAGTTCGGCACTGTGCAGGACCTCCTCGCAGCCGCTGTTGATGTGCCGGCGGCACGGCTCAAGGCGCAGTACCACTACGTTGAGCACCACGTCGCGCACGCCGCAAGCTCGTTTTACGCTTCGCCGTTCGAAAGCGCTTCGGTCCTGTCTCTGGACGGGCTTGGCGACTTCGCCAGCATGCTCTGGGGAACGGGGAAGGGGCGAGACATGTCGGCGGAGGGCTTCACGCTATTCCCCAACTCTCTGGGCATTTTCTACACGGCCATAACGCAGTACCTGGGACTCTGGAGCTACGGCGACGAGTACAAGGTCATGGGCCTTGCGGCGTACGGCGAGCCTAAGTACAAGGAGATGTTCGACAAGCTGGTCCGCGCGCACAATGACCTGACCTTCAGCCTTGACCTGAGGTACTTCGCCCACCACAAGGGCGGGCCGGAGATGTCCTGGCCCGAAGGCGAGCCCAAGATCGGGAAGCTCTTTTCAGCGGAGCTTGAAAAGGCTCTCGGACCCGCGCGCGTCCCTCGCGGCCCCGTGGAGAAGCATCACCAGGACGTGGCGGCCACCCTCCAGTGGCGGACGGAAGAGGTCCTGTTCGTCCTGATGAACCAGCTTTTCAAGCGCACCGGCAACGCGAACCTCTGCTACGCGGGCGGCGTCGCGTTCAACTGCTCGGCCAACGGCAAGATATTCGACCGCACGCCGTTCAGGGACATTTACATACAGCCCGCCGCGGGAGACGCAGGGCTGGCGATAGGCGCGTCCCTGTACGTCTACCACCAGGTGCTCGGCCAGCCGCGCAAGGTGCGAATGACCCACTCTTACTGGGGACCGGAATACGGCGTCGACCGGATGGAGGCGGCCCTGAAGGCGCAGACCGTCAGCTATAAGAGGCTCGCCATGCCCAGCCTGATCGACCGCACCGCCCAGCACATCGAGGCGGGGAAGGTCGTGGGCTGGTACCAGGGCCGAAGCGAGTGGGGTCCCAGGGCGCTCGGTGACCGCAGTATCGTCGCCGACCCACGCCGACCGGACATGCAGGATATCCTCAACCGTCGCATCAAGATGCGCGAGACCTTCCGGCCGTTCGCGCCGTCCGTCCTGGCGACGCGCACAGGCGAGTGGTTCGAAAAGGACTTTCCATCGCCGTTCATGCTGATGACCTACCCGGTGAGGGAAGAGAAGCGCGCGCAGATTCCGGCGCCGACGCACGTGGACGGCACGGGCAGGCTGCAGACGGTAACGAAGGACGCCAACCCGCTGTACTGGGACCTTATCAGCGCGTTCGACCGCCTGACAGGAGTTCCGATGGTGCTGAACACCTCATTCAACGAAAGCGAGCCCATAGTGAACACGCCGGAAGAGGCGGTGGCGTGCTTCCTGCGGACAAAGATGGACGTGCTGGCGATGGGCCCGTTCATGGTGGAGCGCAACGGCGCGGAGGAGCCGTGA
- a CDS encoding glycosyltransferase, which yields MKVLHIIPSFAPGWRYGGPIVAGLGMTKALVRLGHEVTVFTTNIDGPGVLDVPTGEAVDLDGVKVWYFPVQRPRWYCYSSGLARALKERVQEFDVVHIHSVFLWPTTVAAAWCRRYEVPYILRPAGMLSPAMLSKAYAGSKASMLSKVRKNIYLKSFGRSDINRASAIHFTSQAEKDATDRMRLKPPRRVLPLGVELPGESVTTPVAGLRSRYPELADKKIVLHLSRLDPVKGMDILVPALAELAKTKEFAFVIAGIGDKPYEDQVRAMVDSSGLTSQTVFTGLVDAEQKWSYFADADVFVLPSYHENFGVAVVEAMASGLPVVISDRVNIWHEVKDAGAGVVTGMSPIEVAEALALLLDNAELRQRMGANGRQLVAEKFTWDIAAKRIAGLYEQVAPRRAPTVT from the coding sequence GTGAAGGTCCTCCACATCATCCCGAGTTTCGCGCCCGGGTGGCGCTACGGCGGGCCAATCGTCGCCGGCCTCGGCATGACGAAGGCGCTCGTGAGGCTCGGACACGAGGTGACCGTCTTCACCACCAACATCGACGGCCCCGGCGTCCTTGACGTACCGACGGGCGAGGCTGTGGACCTGGACGGCGTGAAAGTATGGTACTTCCCGGTGCAGCGTCCCCGGTGGTACTGCTACTCCAGCGGGCTCGCCAGGGCGCTGAAGGAGCGCGTGCAGGAGTTCGACGTCGTGCATATCCACTCCGTCTTCCTGTGGCCAACGACGGTCGCTGCCGCCTGGTGCCGCCGGTACGAGGTACCGTACATTCTCCGGCCGGCGGGGATGCTGAGCCCGGCAATGCTCTCGAAGGCGTACGCCGGCTCGAAGGCTTCGATGCTCAGCAAGGTGCGGAAAAACATCTACCTGAAGTCGTTTGGCCGGTCGGACATCAACCGCGCTTCAGCCATACACTTCACCTCCCAGGCGGAAAAGGACGCCACCGACCGCATGCGGCTGAAGCCGCCCAGGCGTGTCCTCCCGCTCGGCGTGGAGCTCCCCGGGGAGTCGGTGACAACTCCCGTCGCTGGGCTGCGTTCGCGGTACCCCGAGCTGGCCGACAAGAAGATCGTGTTGCACCTCTCGCGCCTCGACCCGGTTAAGGGGATGGACATCCTGGTCCCCGCGTTGGCCGAGCTGGCAAAGACTAAGGAATTCGCGTTTGTCATCGCCGGGATCGGAGACAAGCCGTACGAAGACCAGGTCAGGGCGATGGTCGATTCGAGCGGCCTGACCTCGCAGACGGTCTTTACGGGGCTGGTGGACGCCGAGCAGAAGTGGTCGTACTTCGCGGACGCGGATGTGTTTGTGCTTCCATCCTACCACGAGAACTTCGGCGTGGCGGTCGTTGAGGCGATGGCATCCGGCCTGCCGGTGGTGATTTCCGATCGCGTGAACATCTGGCACGAGGTGAAGGACGCCGGCGCGGGCGTCGTCACCGGCATGAGCCCCATAGAAGTCGCGGAGGCGCTGGCGCTCCTGCTTGACAACGCAGAGCTGCGGCAGCGCATGGGCGCGAACGGCCGCCAGCTCGTGGCGGAGAAGTTCACGTGGGACATCGCTGCAAAAAGGATCGCAGGGCTATATGAGCAAGTGGCTCCGAGACGAGCACCAACCGTCACGTGA
- a CDS encoding glycosyltransferase family 2 protein produces MNLTVIVLTLNEEANLPDCLASLKPLAAEIVVVDSGSTDRTVEIAESFGARVVTHQFETQARQLNWALDNVPMSGEWVIRLDADERLTPELAKELPVSLPKMDAAVTGLYVKRRVFFMGKWIRRGGYYPTWILRAWRCGKARAEDRPMDEHMVLSQGRAGKLRHDIREDNRKGLFHWIARHNGYARREAQTIMAPPADNEVKPSLRGGPVARRRWLKVKVYGRMPLFVRPVIYFLFRYFIQLGFLDGRQGLVFHFLQGFWYRFLVDAYILEARREAKRS; encoded by the coding sequence GTGAATCTCACTGTCATCGTCCTCACCCTCAACGAGGAGGCCAACCTCCCGGACTGCCTCGCCAGCCTCAAGCCGCTGGCGGCGGAGATCGTCGTCGTCGACTCCGGCAGCACGGACCGCACCGTGGAGATCGCCGAGAGCTTCGGCGCAAGGGTCGTAACGCACCAGTTCGAGACACAAGCGCGCCAGCTCAACTGGGCGCTCGACAACGTGCCCATGAGCGGCGAGTGGGTCATCCGGCTGGACGCAGACGAGCGGCTCACGCCGGAGCTGGCGAAGGAGCTCCCCGTCTCGCTGCCCAAGATGGATGCCGCCGTCACCGGCCTCTACGTAAAGCGCCGCGTCTTCTTCATGGGCAAGTGGATACGCCGCGGGGGGTACTATCCCACGTGGATACTGCGAGCATGGCGCTGCGGCAAGGCCAGGGCCGAGGACAGGCCGATGGACGAGCACATGGTGCTGAGCCAGGGCAGGGCGGGCAAGCTGCGGCACGATATCCGGGAGGATAACCGGAAGGGGCTTTTCCACTGGATCGCCCGCCACAACGGCTACGCGCGGCGCGAGGCCCAGACGATCATGGCCCCGCCCGCGGACAACGAGGTCAAGCCGTCCCTGCGCGGTGGGCCGGTCGCGCGGAGGCGCTGGCTCAAGGTCAAGGTATATGGCCGCATGCCCCTGTTTGTCCGCCCTGTGATATATTTCCTCTTCCGGTACTTCATACAGCTTGGATTCCTGGATGGGAGACAGGGGCTCGTCTTCCACTTCCTCCAGGGCTTCTGGTACCGTTTCCTGGTGGATGCATACATCCTTGAAGCGCGGCGCGAAGCCAAACGGTCATAA
- the gmd gene encoding GDP-mannose 4,6-dehydratase, protein MVKRALISGITGQDGSYLAELLLHKGYEVHGLIRKASTFNTDRIDHIYRDPHEAGVRLFLHYGDLANLEQISNIIYNIRPEEVYHLGAQSHVQVSFEMPGYTGDVTGLGTTRILEAMRRSGSTARFYQASSSEMFGNSPPPQSERTAFAPRSPYAIAKLYAYWMAVNYREGYKMFASNGILFNHESPRRGETFVTRKIARAVARIKAGKQDKVYLGNKDAKRDWGYAPEYVEVMWKILQQEKPDDYVIGTGEAHTVGEFVEAAFGYAGLDWKPHVAVDKRYLRPTEVNHLTADTTKAREELGWSPRIGFTDLVKIMVDAELEAVGLKPPGDGIRAVKTKFDGWHKWGN, encoded by the coding sequence ATGGTCAAACGCGCGCTGATTAGCGGCATCACCGGCCAGGACGGCTCCTACCTCGCCGAGCTCCTCCTCCACAAGGGGTACGAGGTGCACGGCCTCATCCGCAAGGCCAGCACGTTCAACACCGACAGAATCGACCATATCTACCGCGACCCGCACGAGGCGGGCGTCAGGCTCTTCCTGCACTACGGCGACCTGGCGAACCTTGAGCAGATATCCAACATCATCTACAACATCCGCCCTGAAGAGGTCTACCACCTGGGCGCGCAGTCGCACGTCCAGGTGAGCTTCGAGATGCCCGGGTACACCGGCGACGTGACGGGGCTGGGGACGACGCGGATTCTGGAGGCGATGAGGCGCAGCGGCAGCACTGCGCGCTTCTACCAGGCCTCCTCCAGCGAGATGTTCGGCAACAGCCCGCCGCCGCAGAGCGAACGCACGGCGTTCGCGCCGCGCAGCCCGTACGCAATCGCAAAGCTGTACGCTTACTGGATGGCCGTCAACTACCGCGAGGGCTACAAGATGTTCGCCTCCAACGGCATCCTCTTCAACCACGAGAGCCCGCGCCGCGGAGAGACGTTCGTTACCCGCAAGATCGCCCGCGCCGTCGCGCGTATCAAGGCGGGCAAGCAGGACAAGGTGTACCTCGGCAATAAGGACGCCAAGCGCGACTGGGGCTACGCGCCCGAGTACGTCGAGGTCATGTGGAAGATCCTCCAGCAGGAGAAGCCCGACGACTACGTCATCGGCACCGGCGAGGCGCACACCGTGGGCGAATTCGTCGAGGCGGCCTTCGGCTACGCCGGACTGGACTGGAAGCCGCACGTCGCCGTCGACAAGCGCTATCTGCGCCCCACGGAGGTCAACCACCTCACGGCGGACACTACCAAGGCGCGCGAGGAGCTTGGGTGGTCGCCGCGCATCGGCTTCACGGACCTGGTGAAGATTATGGTAGACGCTGAGCTCGAGGCGGTCGGCCTCAAGCCCCCCGGCGATGGGATCAGGGCCGTCAAGACGAAGTTCGACGGCTGGCACAAGTGGGGTAACTGA